The Chitinophagales bacterium genome has a window encoding:
- a CDS encoding DEAD/DEAH box helicase gives MSDITYSIDNILANLNIEALNEMQLASVAGNKEHDNVLLLSATGSGKTLAFLLPVLDRLDPGVKTTQALIVVPSRELALQIESVFRQMGTGKKITCCYGGHLRETEENNLIEPPALIVGTPGRLCDHIRRGSITVNSIETLVMDEFDKSLELGFQEEVAFIIESCPNIKKRILTSATEAVEIPEFVGFEPHEQLNFLTRADDDDKLLDVKVVHSPDKNKADTLFRLICHLGNRSTIIFCNHRDFVDETSKMLRDKGINSVFYHGGMEQRERDSALCKFRNGSSNVLVTTDLAARGLDIPNIRYIIHYQLPQSEDIYTHRNGRTARMDASGTVILVLHPEEYLPPYINKDVEQIELPEEAVLPEKPKWTTLFISAGKKDKVNKVDIVGFLAKKGELKKEDIGLIEVKDFFSFVAVRRSKAGHTLHMVKDERLKNKKLKIHVAK, from the coding sequence ATGTCCGATATAACATATTCAATAGATAATATACTTGCCAACCTGAATATTGAGGCGCTGAATGAAATGCAGCTGGCTTCTGTAGCAGGAAATAAAGAGCATGATAATGTGCTGTTGCTTTCTGCAACAGGTTCAGGAAAAACACTTGCGTTCTTACTTCCTGTACTGGACAGACTAGACCCAGGGGTGAAAACAACACAGGCGCTTATTGTGGTCCCTTCACGAGAGCTTGCATTACAGATAGAGAGTGTGTTCAGGCAGATGGGGACAGGCAAAAAGATAACCTGTTGCTATGGTGGGCACCTGAGAGAAACAGAAGAGAACAACCTGATAGAACCGCCGGCATTAATAGTAGGAACACCCGGCAGGCTGTGCGACCACATCCGTAGGGGAAGTATCACGGTCAATTCGATAGAGACATTGGTGATGGATGAGTTTGATAAATCATTGGAACTAGGTTTCCAGGAGGAGGTTGCATTTATTATTGAGTCTTGTCCCAACATCAAAAAGCGAATACTTACTTCAGCTACAGAAGCTGTTGAGATACCGGAATTTGTAGGTTTTGAACCTCATGAGCAATTGAATTTCCTGACCAGGGCAGATGATGATGACAAACTGCTGGATGTAAAAGTGGTTCACTCGCCGGATAAGAATAAAGCAGATACCCTGTTCAGGTTAATATGCCACTTGGGCAACCGTTCAACGATCATATTCTGCAATCATCGCGACTTTGTAGATGAGACCAGTAAGATGCTGCGCGACAAAGGTATAAATAGTGTGTTCTATCACGGTGGTATGGAGCAACGCGAACGTGACAGCGCTTTGTGTAAATTCAGGAACGGCAGTTCCAATGTATTGGTGACGACTGATCTTGCTGCACGTGGTTTGGATATACCCAATATCCGCTACATCATACATTACCAGTTGCCGCAATCGGAGGATATATACACCCATCGCAACGGGCGCACGGCAAGGATGGACGCCAGTGGTACTGTGATACTGGTACTGCATCCTGAAGAATATCTGCCCCCATACATTAATAAAGATGTGGAGCAGATAGAATTGCCTGAAGAAGCTGTACTGCCGGAAAAGCCTAAATGGACAACTTTGTTCATATCGGCAGGCAAGAAGGATAAGGTGAATAAAGTGGATATAGTTGGTTTCCTGGCTAAGAAGGGTGAGTTGAAGAAGGAGGATATCGGGCTGATAGAAGTGAAAGACTTCTTTTCATTTGTAGCGGTACGCCGCTCAAAGGCCGGGCATACCTTACACATGGTAAAAGATGAGCGACTAAAGAATAAAAAACTAAAGATACATGTGGCCAAGTAG
- a CDS encoding MFS transporter, which produces MENATKPAAKKLQRAWAMYDWGNSAYNLVITSTIFPAYYIAITTNENAAVSDQVSFFGMQITNTVLQDYTLSLAYLVIAFLSPILSSIADYRGNKKKYMRFFTYMGALACSGLFFFTKEFLELGIILFGIAAIGYCGSLVFYNAFLPEIAPEEDRDRVSAQGFAYGYIGSVILQIICLVFVMKPELFGITDGTLPARISFLLVGLWWMAWAQIPFRALPKGEPLEQHPEHNVFSNGFHELKKVLAQVKQMPVLRTYLSAFFFYSMGVQTVMLAAAAFGAKELGLETGQLITTILIIQLVAIAGAYVMAKLSERFGNINVLIGVVIMWMGICVYAYFIHTATEFYIIATFVGLVMGGIQSLSRSTYSKLMPETKDTASFFSFYDVTEKVAIVIGLFSFGLIEHLTGSMRKSVLAVLVFFVVGGIILYLALRIAKKQNIQASVR; this is translated from the coding sequence ATGGAAAATGCAACAAAGCCTGCAGCTAAAAAACTGCAACGTGCATGGGCTATGTACGACTGGGGAAACTCTGCCTACAACCTTGTTATTACATCTACAATTTTCCCGGCATACTACATTGCCATTACTACCAATGAGAATGCCGCAGTTAGCGACCAGGTGTCGTTTTTCGGGATGCAGATAACCAATACCGTACTGCAGGATTATACGCTGTCACTTGCTTACCTTGTTATCGCTTTCCTATCACCTATATTATCATCCATTGCAGACTACCGTGGTAATAAAAAGAAGTACATGCGCTTCTTTACCTATATGGGGGCGCTAGCTTGCAGCGGATTGTTCTTTTTTACAAAAGAATTTTTAGAACTGGGTATTATACTATTCGGCATAGCTGCTATAGGTTATTGTGGCAGCCTTGTTTTTTATAATGCCTTCCTGCCCGAAATAGCACCCGAAGAAGACCGTGACCGTGTCAGTGCGCAGGGCTTTGCTTATGGCTACATCGGTAGTGTTATATTACAGATCATTTGCCTGGTGTTTGTGATGAAGCCGGAACTATTCGGTATCACGGATGGTACTTTGCCTGCCCGAATATCCTTCCTGCTGGTTGGGCTGTGGTGGATGGCTTGGGCGCAGATCCCTTTCAGGGCATTACCCAAGGGAGAACCATTAGAACAACATCCCGAACACAATGTATTCAGCAATGGTTTTCATGAACTGAAAAAAGTATTGGCTCAGGTAAAACAAATGCCTGTATTACGTACATATCTTAGTGCCTTCTTCTTCTATTCTATGGGAGTGCAGACTGTTATGCTGGCTGCGGCCGCCTTTGGTGCAAAAGAGTTGGGGTTAGAAACAGGTCAACTGATAACAACCATACTTATCATACAACTGGTGGCAATAGCCGGTGCTTATGTTATGGCCAAACTGTCAGAGCGTTTCGGTAACATAAATGTGCTGATAGGTGTGGTGATCATGTGGATGGGGATTTGTGTGTATGCTTACTTCATACATACTGCAACGGAGTTTTATATCATAGCCACATTTGTAGGTTTGGTTATGGGCGGTATACAATCACTCAGCCGCTCTACCTACTCAAAGCTCATGCCCGAAACAAAAGATACAGCCTCTTTCTTCAGTTTTTACGATGTTACAGAAAAGGTGGCTATTGTGATAGGACTATTCTCGTTTGGGTTGATTGAGCACCTTACCGGTAGTATGCGCAAATCTGTGCTGGCTGTGCTGGTGTTTTTTGTCGTAGGGGGCATCATTTTGTATCTTGCATTAAGAATAGCGAAGAAGCAGAACATACAGGCTTCAGTAAGATAA
- a CDS encoding amidohydrolase produces MEELIAIRHHLHKHPELSGKEHATQQYILDLLDKLDIDKTEKVAGTGILVYFMGKNPGKNILFRGDIDALPIEETNDISYRSVNKGVSHKCGHDGHTTIMYGLCKHFSANRPEKGDVYIIFQPAEENGKGAASVEDSGVLSELPINLVFALHNVPAYPLHTIVCREGSFTPGVTTLIAYFKGYTSHAAEPWNGRNPAKAMSQYLLEALKHNMEQKERHEFITVTPAYIELGELSYGVSAGEGSVHLTIRADNNDRLQATLGEVKKTAEKLAKEEELEVRFEEKESFESNKNAPEAVNIIQASAKELGLNYHDKDEPFRWGEDFGLFTNRIKGAMFGIGSGENCKPLHHPAYNFPDEILGNAINMFITIQQKAQG; encoded by the coding sequence ATGGAAGAGCTAATAGCTATCAGACATCACCTGCACAAACATCCTGAATTATCAGGGAAAGAACATGCTACCCAACAATATATACTGGACCTGTTAGACAAACTGGATATCGACAAAACTGAAAAAGTAGCCGGTACTGGTATACTTGTCTACTTTATGGGAAAGAATCCGGGAAAAAACATTCTTTTTCGCGGAGACATAGATGCCTTACCGATAGAAGAAACAAATGACATTTCGTACCGCTCTGTTAACAAAGGAGTATCACATAAATGCGGCCACGATGGACATACGACTATTATGTATGGCCTGTGCAAACATTTCTCTGCCAACAGGCCTGAAAAAGGAGATGTATACATCATCTTTCAGCCTGCTGAGGAAAACGGCAAAGGTGCTGCAAGTGTAGAAGACAGTGGTGTATTAAGCGAACTGCCAATTAACCTTGTATTTGCGTTGCATAATGTTCCGGCTTATCCGCTGCATACCATAGTATGCAGGGAAGGCAGCTTTACACCAGGCGTTACCACACTGATAGCCTACTTCAAAGGCTATACTTCTCATGCGGCAGAACCATGGAATGGGCGCAATCCTGCAAAGGCAATGAGCCAATACCTGCTGGAAGCACTTAAACATAATATGGAACAAAAGGAGCGGCACGAATTCATTACCGTCACCCCTGCGTATATTGAGCTGGGCGAACTCTCCTATGGAGTGTCTGCAGGAGAAGGTTCCGTTCACCTCACAATTCGCGCTGATAATAACGACCGACTGCAGGCTACGCTTGGTGAAGTAAAGAAAACAGCGGAAAAACTGGCTAAGGAAGAAGAACTGGAAGTACGGTTTGAAGAAAAAGAATCTTTTGAATCGAACAAGAATGCGCCTGAGGCTGTTAATATCATACAGGCGAGTGCAAAAGAGCTGGGACTTAATTATCACGATAAAGACGAGCCATTCAGGTGGGGTGAAGACTTCGGGCTGTTCACCAACAGAATAAAGGGTGCTATGTTTGGTATAGGTTCCGGCGAGAATTGCAAACCACTACACCACCCTGCTTACAACTTCCCCGACGAGATATTGGGAAATGCTATCAACATGTTTATTACCATACAGCAAAAAGCACAAGGATAA
- a CDS encoding MBL fold metallo-hydrolase, which yields MKVHTVLAGYFKLDGGAMHGVVPKSMWQKVNPADDDNMCPWAMRCLLIEHEDRLILVDNGMGTKQDEKFFSHFHPHGEDTIDSSLAKLGYTPTDITDVFLTHLHFDHCGGSIKREGDKLVTAFHNAKYWSNKSHWDWALTPNPREKASFLKENIVPIQESGQLHFIDTPDGEEWIPGIRIHYVNGHTEQMMLLQVDYNGNTLLYCADLFPSAAHVSLPWVMAYDMRPLDTLHEKEKMLDLAVAHNWTFIFEHDPKIECASLTKDDKGRIRIKETFALSEMG from the coding sequence ATGAAAGTACATACAGTATTAGCAGGATATTTTAAGCTGGACGGTGGTGCCATGCACGGAGTAGTACCCAAAAGCATGTGGCAGAAAGTGAACCCGGCAGATGATGACAACATGTGTCCCTGGGCAATGCGCTGCCTGTTGATAGAACACGAAGACAGGCTGATATTGGTGGACAATGGCATGGGCACAAAACAAGACGAAAAGTTCTTCAGCCATTTTCATCCGCATGGTGAGGATACGATAGATTCGTCACTGGCAAAACTGGGTTATACACCCACAGATATTACAGATGTATTTCTCACGCACCTACACTTTGACCATTGCGGAGGCTCAATAAAAAGGGAAGGTGATAAACTGGTAACAGCTTTTCATAATGCTAAGTACTGGAGTAATAAGTCGCACTGGGACTGGGCACTGACACCCAACCCGCGCGAAAAGGCATCGTTCTTAAAAGAGAACATAGTGCCGATACAGGAAAGCGGCCAGCTACATTTTATTGATACGCCCGATGGAGAAGAGTGGATACCCGGTATACGTATCCATTATGTGAACGGACATACGGAGCAAATGATGTTATTACAGGTAGATTATAATGGTAATACACTGTTATACTGCGCTGACCTTTTCCCTAGTGCAGCACACGTATCATTGCCTTGGGTAATGGCATATGATATGCGCCCACTAGATACACTGCACGAAAAAGAAAAAATGCTGGATCTGGCAGTTGCGCACAACTGGACATTCATCTTTGAACATGACCCGAAAATAGAGTGTGCTTCGCTGACGAAGGATGACAAGGGAAGGATACGAATCAAAGAGACATTCGCCCTTTCAGAAATGGGTTAA
- a CDS encoding agmatinase family protein: MTDLSNFDPNSVGLTSNNIFGLPFTEEEAELILLPVPWEVTISYREGTSRGPEHIFQASMQVDLYDPDVTDAWKKGIYMMPVDKEVRVKSDYKRQCAELIIRHLEDGGVVADNEHLSGKLNEVNEGSAWMIDWVKNHAADLLKKGKKVGLVGGDHSTPLGLIKALSEVHNNFGILQVDAHADLREAYENFTYSHASIMYNVLKEVPQVSKLVQVGIRDYCDEELVMIQSNPERISTWFDKDIKEKQYDGVTWRAICRNIIDELPQKVYISFDIDGLDPKLCPNTGTPVPGGFELEQVFYLFKLLYESGRELVGFDLNEVSAGEHNHDGIDSIVGARALYKMCNFMLGK, translated from the coding sequence ATGACAGACCTTTCAAATTTCGATCCCAATTCGGTTGGGCTGACATCTAACAACATATTCGGGTTGCCTTTTACTGAGGAAGAAGCAGAGCTCATATTATTGCCTGTACCCTGGGAGGTGACCATATCATATAGGGAAGGTACATCGCGCGGGCCGGAACATATATTCCAGGCATCAATGCAGGTAGACCTGTACGACCCGGATGTGACCGATGCCTGGAAGAAGGGTATCTACATGATGCCCGTAGATAAAGAGGTTCGTGTAAAGAGCGATTATAAACGCCAATGTGCTGAGCTTATTATTCGTCACCTTGAGGATGGTGGGGTAGTTGCAGACAATGAACACCTTTCAGGTAAACTGAACGAAGTAAACGAAGGTTCTGCATGGATGATAGACTGGGTGAAGAACCATGCTGCTGATCTGTTGAAAAAAGGTAAAAAGGTAGGATTGGTAGGTGGTGATCACAGCACGCCTCTTGGTTTGATAAAAGCTTTGTCTGAAGTTCATAACAACTTCGGGATATTGCAGGTAGATGCTCATGCCGATCTGCGCGAGGCTTATGAGAATTTTACCTATTCGCATGCCTCTATTATGTATAACGTACTGAAAGAAGTGCCGCAGGTAAGCAAGCTGGTGCAGGTAGGTATCCGTGATTATTGCGATGAAGAATTGGTGATGATACAAAGTAACCCCGAGCGTATCTCTACATGGTTCGATAAAGACATCAAAGAGAAACAATACGATGGTGTTACATGGAGAGCTATCTGCAGGAACATCATCGACGAATTGCCGCAAAAGGTTTATATCAGCTTTGATATAGATGGCCTGGACCCCAAGTTGTGTCCTAATACAGGTACGCCCGTACCGGGTGGGTTTGAGCTGGAGCAGGTTTTTTACCTCTTTAAACTATTGTACGAAAGTGGCCGCGAACTGGTAGGTTTCGACCTGAACGAAGTATCTGCCGGAGAGCATAACCACGACGGTATTGACAGTATCGTAGGTGCCCGTGCCCTGTACAAGATGTGCAATTTCATGTTGGGTAAATAA
- the alr gene encoding alanine racemase: MTSSSKIILDKEAMQNNWDFMRSYFGEDQKISAVVKGNAYGHGIETYIPLAEECGVNHFSVFNASEAYSVHSVASTSSTIMIMGSMEDKDIVWAIEHDIEFYVFDMYRMNLAIAEAKRLNKRAIIHIEAETGMYRTGFDIEQMPGVIEILKKHKDQLRFRGLCMHFAGAEHISNYVRLKQQKIIFKKILKLFNSCSMPPEMVHTCCSAASIRYPDMRYDMLRIGILQYGFWPSPEMMVAYMSDQQLMNGSSPLKRVIHWESRVMSIKHVPKGSFVGYGYTYLAEQDMKVAVIPVGYAHGFARSLSNSGRVLINGYRLPVIGIVNMNCIAVDISQVDKVQYNDPVVLIGKQNDREVSVASFGEMTNQLNYELLTRLPHNIPRYVMA; encoded by the coding sequence ATGACATCTTCATCGAAAATAATACTGGACAAAGAAGCGATGCAGAACAATTGGGACTTTATGAGGTCCTATTTTGGTGAAGACCAGAAAATAAGTGCGGTAGTAAAAGGCAATGCGTACGGCCATGGGATAGAAACCTATATACCACTGGCAGAAGAATGTGGTGTTAATCATTTCTCCGTTTTCAATGCCAGCGAAGCATATAGTGTTCATAGTGTAGCAAGTACAAGTAGCACTATCATGATCATGGGATCGATGGAAGACAAAGACATAGTATGGGCGATAGAGCACGATATTGAGTTTTATGTTTTTGATATGTACCGGATGAACCTGGCCATCGCAGAAGCAAAACGGCTTAACAAGAGAGCCATTATACATATAGAAGCCGAAACCGGTATGTATCGCACAGGTTTTGACATTGAGCAAATGCCGGGAGTTATAGAAATACTAAAAAAACACAAAGACCAATTAAGATTCAGGGGATTGTGTATGCACTTTGCCGGAGCAGAACACATCAGCAATTATGTAAGGCTGAAACAACAAAAGATCATTTTCAAAAAAATACTTAAGCTGTTCAACTCTTGTAGTATGCCACCGGAAATGGTACATACCTGTTGCTCAGCCGCGTCTATCCGTTATCCGGACATGAGGTATGATATGCTGCGTATTGGCATATTGCAATACGGATTCTGGCCCAGCCCAGAGATGATGGTAGCGTATATGAGCGATCAGCAATTGATGAACGGGAGCTCTCCATTAAAAAGAGTCATACACTGGGAAAGCAGGGTCATGAGTATCAAACATGTGCCAAAAGGCTCGTTTGTTGGGTATGGATATACTTACCTTGCAGAACAGGATATGAAAGTAGCCGTTATACCTGTTGGTTATGCTCATGGCTTTGCGCGAAGCCTGAGCAACTCCGGGCGGGTACTGATAAACGGCTATCGTCTGCCTGTAATCGGCATTGTAAATATGAACTGTATTGCTGTTGATATCAGCCAGGTAGACAAAGTTCAGTACAACGACCCTGTAGTACTGATAGGTAAACAAAACGACAGGGAGGTGAGTGTAGCTTCGTTTGGAGAAATGACCAACCAGTTGAATTATGAATTACTTACCAGGCTACCGCATAATATTCCGCGGTATGTGATGGCTTAG
- the nhaA gene encoding Na+/H+ antiporter NhaA, translating to MANKTAGRKFLKEKIVSPIKEFFNDSRAVGITLICCTVVSLIISNTSWGEQYIAFWNTELSMPAPNVHVPHTPLHMVNDFLMAFFFLLVGVEIKRELLVGELSSVKKSMLPIIAAIGGMAMPAIIYLVWNGHNPIYSRGWGIPMATDIAFSLGVLSMLGGRASFSLRVFLMALAIIDDLGGILTIAIFYAEEINWTYLFMGGGLLFVLSMLNLLKVKRHYIYMLLGFFLWYMIFNSGVHATIAGVMLAFTIPMHKIEDLVHSMHDPVNFIILPIFAMANTAIVLPESYGSIFTSTVHHGIFTGLVIGKPLGIFLFSWLAVKAGIASLPDKMIWKEVLGMGMIAGVGFTISIFMSTLAFIIPEIQITAKVAIIGASLAAGIIGYLYLALLSKKLPVKSD from the coding sequence ATGGCAAATAAAACAGCGGGCAGGAAATTTTTAAAAGAAAAAATAGTTTCCCCGATTAAAGAGTTTTTTAATGACAGTCGTGCCGTTGGCATCACCCTTATTTGCTGTACCGTTGTTTCTTTAATTATCAGTAACACCTCCTGGGGAGAACAATATATTGCTTTCTGGAATACAGAACTCTCCATGCCTGCACCGAATGTGCACGTTCCTCATACTCCCCTGCACATGGTCAACGATTTTCTGATGGCATTCTTCTTTCTGCTGGTTGGTGTTGAAATTAAGCGCGAACTGCTGGTCGGTGAATTGTCCTCTGTAAAAAAGTCAATGCTTCCTATTATCGCAGCTATTGGCGGCATGGCCATGCCGGCCATAATATACTTGGTATGGAACGGGCACAACCCGATATACAGTCGCGGATGGGGTATACCTATGGCTACCGATATCGCATTTTCATTGGGTGTATTATCCATGCTGGGTGGCAGGGCTTCTTTCTCGCTGAGAGTATTTCTTATGGCGTTGGCTATCATTGACGACCTCGGCGGTATTCTTACCATAGCTATTTTTTACGCCGAAGAGATCAACTGGACCTACCTGTTCATGGGTGGCGGTCTGTTGTTTGTATTATCTATGCTCAACCTGCTGAAAGTAAAGCGACATTATATATATATGCTACTGGGCTTTTTCCTTTGGTACATGATATTCAACTCGGGTGTACATGCTACCATTGCCGGGGTAATGCTGGCCTTTACCATACCCATGCATAAAATAGAAGACCTGGTACATAGTATGCACGACCCGGTGAACTTTATCATACTGCCTATTTTTGCTATGGCCAACACTGCTATTGTTTTGCCAGAGAGTTATGGTTCTATATTTACGTCAACGGTTCACCACGGCATTTTCACCGGGCTGGTTATAGGAAAACCTTTAGGCATCTTCCTGTTCAGCTGGCTTGCAGTGAAAGCAGGTATCGCCTCGCTACCCGACAAAATGATATGGAAAGAGGTATTGGGTATGGGCATGATAGCTGGAGTGGGTTTTACTATATCCATATTCATGTCAACACTTGCCTTTATAATACCTGAGATACAGATAACTGCCAAGGTGGCGATCATCGGCGCGTCGTTGGCGGCCGGGATAATAGGCTACTTATACTTGGCATTGCTGAGCAAAAAACTCCCGGTCAAATCAGATTAA
- a CDS encoding cyclodeaminase/cyclohydrolase family protein produces MLDLTGKEILSEFGKGIGMPGSGCVAALAALSGTQLLISVCKLTTSKERYSLVYAEIQDIRKQLEAVCVPALEDVFQADEAAVKNMLRNRILRDKETDLVKKQEYKQLALDGLETATETMMNLCDVCLDIIPMALQVYKVGLRSAQGDTAVAISTLLSAASSGLYTSLINIKLAKGAAWTIAKRSDLEKYFGRLHEYQYIHSGRLATMYNNI; encoded by the coding sequence ATGCTTGATCTTACAGGGAAAGAAATTCTATCGGAATTCGGCAAAGGAATTGGCATGCCGGGTTCTGGTTGTGTAGCTGCCCTTGCCGCTCTTTCGGGAACGCAATTGCTCATATCTGTTTGTAAACTTACGACCTCCAAAGAGAGGTATAGCCTAGTATATGCCGAAATACAGGATATCCGGAAGCAGCTGGAAGCTGTTTGTGTACCTGCACTGGAAGATGTTTTTCAAGCTGACGAGGCTGCCGTGAAAAATATGTTGCGTAACAGGATACTGAGAGATAAAGAAACGGACCTTGTAAAAAAACAGGAGTATAAACAACTGGCACTGGATGGGTTGGAAACTGCAACAGAAACAATGATGAATCTCTGCGATGTCTGCCTGGATATAATACCCATGGCACTACAGGTATATAAGGTAGGACTGAGGTCGGCACAGGGAGATACAGCTGTTGCCATAAGCACATTACTTTCGGCAGCATCTTCAGGGTTATATACATCCCTTATTAATATAAAGTTGGCTAAAGGTGCTGCCTGGACAATAGCCAAACGTTCCGACCTTGAAAAGTATTTCGGCCGGCTGCATGAATACCAATACATACATAGTGGCAGACTGGCAACTATGTATAACAATATATAG
- the dnaA gene encoding chromosomal replication initiator protein DnaA, giving the protein MSQNEAEAVWSSCVEIIKDNVNWRTFQTWFEPIKAVSLQSNVLTLQVPSQFFYEWLEEHYVELLGKTIKRILGKEGRLEYRIVMDGGGNQRNQASVNMPGGIRNNPGRDNNYVDMPLKWDDPNNIKTPYAIPGLKRMQVDPQLNSNYVFDNYVEGDCNRVARSAGMHVAQKPGATSFNPLVIFGGVGWGKTHLVQAIGNEVRRLHPNKTVLYVSAEKFINQFIDHSKNNEINDFINFYQLIDVLILDDIHLFIPAAKTQDVFFAIFNHLHQSGKQIILTSDTPPKDLEGMQERLLSRFRWGLNADIQPPDFETRQAILEMKMRHEGLEMPEDVVKYVAYNVQSNVRELEGAMIALFAQATLNKKDIDLELAKRVMKNFVKTSAREITIENIQKMVCDYFSLPYDKLLVKTRKREVVQARQITMYLAKKFTKSSLKNIGEHFGGFDHTTVIHSCQTVENLMDTDTEYKESVLELQQKVQLASI; this is encoded by the coding sequence ATGTCGCAAAACGAAGCTGAAGCCGTTTGGAGTAGCTGCGTAGAGATCATAAAGGATAATGTAAACTGGCGAACATTTCAGACCTGGTTCGAACCGATCAAGGCGGTTTCCTTACAAAGCAATGTTTTAACACTCCAGGTACCCAGCCAGTTCTTTTATGAGTGGCTGGAGGAACATTATGTTGAGCTGTTGGGAAAAACCATTAAGCGTATTTTAGGTAAGGAAGGCAGGCTTGAGTACCGTATCGTAATGGATGGCGGCGGTAACCAACGTAACCAGGCCTCTGTAAATATGCCGGGTGGTATACGTAACAATCCGGGCAGAGATAATAATTATGTAGACATGCCACTGAAGTGGGATGATCCTAATAATATCAAGACACCGTATGCAATTCCCGGATTGAAGCGCATGCAGGTTGATCCACAGTTGAACAGCAACTATGTGTTTGACAACTACGTGGAAGGTGATTGCAACAGGGTGGCGCGTAGCGCGGGGATGCACGTGGCTCAGAAACCGGGAGCTACCTCTTTTAACCCGCTGGTAATATTTGGCGGAGTAGGCTGGGGTAAAACTCACCTGGTACAGGCAATTGGCAATGAGGTGCGCCGCCTGCATCCGAACAAGACCGTATTATACGTAAGTGCGGAAAAGTTCATTAACCAGTTTATAGACCACTCTAAGAATAACGAGATCAATGACTTTATCAATTTCTATCAACTGATAGATGTATTGATACTGGATGACATTCACTTGTTCATTCCGGCTGCTAAAACACAGGATGTGTTTTTTGCCATATTCAATCACCTTCACCAGAGCGGTAAGCAGATCATTCTGACCAGTGATACACCGCCCAAAGACCTGGAAGGTATGCAGGAGCGGTTGCTTAGTCGTTTCCGTTGGGGGCTGAATGCGGATATTCAACCGCCTGATTTTGAAACTCGCCAGGCAATTCTGGAGATGAAGATGCGTCATGAAGGTCTGGAAATGCCGGAAGACGTGGTGAAGTATGTAGCTTACAATGTACAAAGTAACGTGCGTGAGTTGGAAGGTGCAATGATCGCTCTGTTTGCACAGGCTACACTTAATAAAAAAGATATTGACCTGGAACTGGCCAAGAGGGTAATGAAGAATTTCGTTAAGACCTCAGCCCGTGAGATAACTATTGAGAATATCCAGAAAATGGTTTGCGACTATTTCAGTCTGCCGTACGACAAGCTATTGGTAAAAACACGCAAGCGCGAAGTTGTACAAGCCCGGCAGATAACCATGTACCTGGCCAAGAAATTCACCAAGAGTTCATTGAAAAATATCGGTGAACACTTTGGGGGCTTTGACCATACTACGGTGATACACTCCTGCCAGACGGTTGAAAATCTGATGGATACTGATACTGAGTATAAAGAGAGTGTGTTGGAGCTACAGCAAAAAGTACAGCTGGCAAGTATATAA